Proteins co-encoded in one Alphaproteobacteria bacterium PA2 genomic window:
- a CDS encoding glutamate carboxypeptidase: MARAKLAWIAALGLLATTAQAAPAPKKDARIWAAAEAARPAQLELLKSVVNIDSGTGDVEGGRKVAAILIPKLKALGAAIEVVPAEAPGLPENLVATLKGTGKTRILLIGHIDTVFGPGTVANWSFKQDGDRITGPGVGDEKGGVIQAITALQILKDQGFKGFGTLTFLIESSEERGSPGTRALIDRLVKSHDVELNLEPGDAPDLVTVWRKGSATMDIDVKGRPAHAGVAPQDGRNAAVELIHQLAVVDTLPHSGEGLTANLTILQAGSRYNIIPEDARAQINVRVRQKADLDRVENLLRESSKTTIIPDTKVTVTRETSFPPLPNNPMTDALAERAKAIYAGIGLTLGTGGNGGASESALAHEAGTPTLDGLGPVGGDFHTDKEWIDLKSVTPRLYLLTKLIMELSARPPKAN; the protein is encoded by the coding sequence ATGGCGCGGGCGAAGCTGGCTTGGATTGCAGCACTTGGACTTCTGGCGACCACGGCCCAGGCCGCACCGGCGCCGAAGAAGGACGCCAGGATCTGGGCCGCCGCAGAGGCCGCCCGCCCAGCCCAGCTGGAACTGCTGAAATCCGTGGTCAATATCGACTCCGGGACGGGCGACGTGGAAGGCGGTCGCAAGGTCGCCGCCATCCTGATCCCGAAGCTGAAGGCCCTGGGCGCCGCCATTGAGGTCGTACCCGCCGAGGCCCCCGGCCTGCCGGAAAACCTGGTGGCGACCCTCAAGGGGACCGGCAAGACCCGCATATTGCTGATCGGCCATATCGACACGGTCTTTGGTCCTGGCACCGTCGCAAACTGGTCGTTCAAGCAGGATGGCGACCGGATCACCGGCCCGGGCGTCGGGGATGAAAAGGGCGGGGTGATTCAGGCGATCACAGCCCTGCAGATCCTGAAGGACCAGGGCTTCAAGGGTTTTGGCACCCTGACCTTCCTGATCGAATCCAGCGAGGAGCGTGGATCGCCCGGGACCCGGGCCCTGATCGACCGGCTGGTCAAGTCGCACGATGTGGAGCTCAACCTCGAACCCGGCGACGCCCCCGACCTGGTGACGGTGTGGCGCAAGGGCAGCGCCACAATGGACATTGACGTCAAGGGTCGCCCTGCCCACGCAGGCGTCGCCCCGCAGGATGGCCGCAACGCCGCCGTAGAACTGATCCATCAACTGGCCGTGGTCGACACCCTGCCACACTCCGGAGAAGGCCTGACGGCCAACCTGACCATTCTTCAGGCCGGCAGCCGTTACAACATCATCCCCGAAGATGCCCGGGCGCAGATCAATGTCCGCGTCCGCCAGAAGGCGGATCTGGATCGGGTCGAGAACCTCCTGCGCGAGTCATCGAAGACCACAATCATTCCCGACACCAAGGTGACCGTAACCCGGGAAACGTCCTTCCCGCCCCTGCCCAACAACCCCATGACCGACGCCCTGGCGGAGCGCGCCAAGGCCATCTACGCCGGAATCGGACTGACCCTCGGCACCGGCGGCAATGGCGGCGCTTCGGAATCCGCCCTGGCCCATGAAGCCGGCACACCGACGCTGGATGGCCTGGGTCCGGTGGGCGGCGACTTCCACACAGACAAGGAGTGGATTGACCTGAAGTCCGTCACGCCGCGGCTGTACCTGCTGACCAAGCTGATCATGGAGCTCAGCGCAAGGCCGCCCAAGGCCAATTAG
- a CDS encoding ATPase, protein MAGATLILAAGALIGFGGASSIAIHDDQAMPAREGELSRDPPYAALVDALPDPVLFVTAIEPDDPTGRRYVLANRAAREVLNLSSGAGLLVTAIRDPEVLEAVDEALFGQVPATALYDQGGAQDRVLKAFAQPLGGEEGGMMSMVLVLRDETDIRRAERTRADFLANASHELRTPLASLSGFIETLRGHARADDAAREKFLGIMQTQADRMSRLIDDLLSLSRIELNEHIAPAGEMDLALAVLDVLDSLGPLAREGRVNLKSDIPPPGSAVTIGDRDQLVQVVQNLVDNALKYTPPDGVVTVRLLTDLSAMDAAAPVMEDSARLALLTPDHGPARYLVLHVSDSGPGLAREHLPRLTERFYRVEGQKSGARPGTGLGLAIVKHILNRHRGGLVVESVEGRGATFTAYVPMALGDHRSL, encoded by the coding sequence ATGGCCGGGGCGACCCTGATCCTGGCTGCCGGCGCCCTGATCGGTTTTGGGGGCGCTTCCAGCATTGCGATTCACGATGACCAGGCGATGCCTGCCCGGGAAGGTGAGCTCAGTCGCGATCCGCCCTACGCCGCCCTTGTGGACGCCTTGCCGGACCCGGTTCTGTTTGTAACGGCGATCGAGCCCGATGACCCGACGGGGCGTCGTTATGTACTCGCCAACAGGGCGGCGCGTGAGGTTCTGAACCTCAGCTCCGGGGCGGGACTGCTGGTTACAGCAATACGTGATCCCGAGGTGCTGGAAGCGGTTGATGAGGCCCTGTTCGGCCAGGTTCCGGCGACCGCGCTCTACGATCAGGGCGGCGCCCAGGACAGGGTTCTCAAGGCCTTCGCCCAGCCGCTCGGCGGCGAAGAGGGCGGCATGATGAGCATGGTTCTGGTGCTGCGCGATGAGACAGACATCCGCCGGGCCGAGCGGACCCGCGCCGACTTCCTTGCCAATGCCAGCCATGAGCTGCGCACGCCTCTGGCCTCCCTTTCCGGGTTTATAGAAACCCTCAGGGGCCATGCCCGTGCCGACGATGCGGCCAGGGAGAAGTTCCTCGGGATCATGCAGACCCAGGCTGACCGCATGAGCCGGCTGATCGACGACCTGCTGTCGCTCAGCCGCATAGAGCTCAATGAACACATCGCGCCGGCTGGCGAGATGGACCTTGCTTTGGCGGTCCTGGACGTTCTGGACTCCCTCGGTCCCCTCGCCAGGGAGGGTCGGGTAAATCTGAAATCGGACATACCGCCGCCAGGCAGCGCCGTAACCATTGGCGATCGCGATCAGCTGGTCCAGGTGGTCCAGAATCTGGTGGACAACGCCCTTAAGTACACGCCACCCGATGGGGTGGTCACGGTTCGCCTGCTCACCGACCTCAGCGCCATGGATGCCGCTGCCCCCGTAATGGAAGACAGCGCGCGGCTGGCCCTGCTGACGCCCGACCATGGACCGGCTCGCTATCTTGTGCTCCACGTCTCGGACTCCGGACCGGGACTTGCCCGGGAACATCTCCCGCGATTGACCGAGCGGTTCTACCGGGTCGAAGGCCAGAAAAGCGGCGCTCGCCCCGGCACAGGGCTGGGCCTCGCCATTGTAAAGCACATCCTCAATCGCCACCGGGGCGGCCTGGTGGTGGAGAGCGTCGAGGGACGGGGGGCGACATTCACCGCATATGTCCCAATGGCCCTGGGTGACCACCGGAGTTTGTGA
- a CDS encoding alpha/beta hydrolase, translating to MSLKALALAGSLAIATPALAADYSKSLVPGYSDVTAEYIQIPGYAAPSTPKGLNTATFLRLRAAADGDAPKAANAVIVGLPGFSSTPAHWLFLASQLVHKAQARDCEGKPCRVEVWVLQRRGANLAETTALTAARKARDPKVALDYYLGPDAQRPSTIQGAPGQVGTATEMAKWKALTPNDLSFMADWDFQTYAGDVDQIIGLISQKTGNRNIFLAGHSQGGGFVSNYAARQQADGKRAVSKLAGLVFLDGGPSAGNQPAPTAADLDGYFAHVKDLRTGKVPVYTDASGLLGAVAGPNAAVSQSVTGIYYAFVDPKAESIFPLRVQGMPDMPGSGFLKAIRTTWLARAGTSFDTDPVPGGGVQMPVLQFLGQGMGYLDFKPVPGTEDKCDLTPPAPMAGPMRAMAPPPPKCAPSAAMVDPNKVYDWVEGGGNGGSSIDGGKAKLWMESQGFAPARSNIRPVKVVFSQSGERVIDASDMVASNWYASERWDYDANFVGRYKVLKVDRDGVKLDLDKSAIANVPVYVARQGFTQGTGGNPFPGVSDYTEINKTGTWQTEAARAVTPFDPKINVAILRHTDFVSADDSTPDKGRPGDAGNSAVANTLIDWVLKRSKGVATTPTPRALGVVTRY from the coding sequence ATGTCTCTTAAGGCTCTGGCCCTGGCGGGCAGTCTCGCCATCGCGACACCGGCTCTGGCTGCGGATTATTCCAAGAGCCTCGTGCCCGGCTATTCCGACGTCACCGCGGAATACATCCAGATCCCTGGATATGCCGCCCCCAGTACGCCAAAGGGCCTGAACACCGCCACCTTCCTGCGTCTGCGGGCTGCTGCGGATGGCGACGCCCCCAAGGCCGCCAATGCGGTCATTGTCGGCCTTCCCGGATTCTCATCCACCCCTGCCCACTGGCTCTTCCTGGCCAGCCAGCTGGTCCACAAGGCGCAGGCCCGCGACTGTGAGGGCAAGCCATGCCGGGTCGAGGTCTGGGTCCTGCAAAGGCGCGGCGCCAATCTGGCGGAGACCACAGCCCTGACCGCGGCCCGCAAGGCCCGCGATCCCAAGGTCGCCCTGGACTATTACCTCGGCCCCGACGCCCAGAGGCCCTCGACGATTCAGGGCGCCCCCGGCCAGGTGGGAACCGCCACCGAGATGGCCAAATGGAAGGCCCTGACCCCGAACGACCTCAGCTTCATGGCCGACTGGGACTTCCAGACCTATGCCGGCGATGTTGATCAGATCATCGGCCTGATTTCCCAGAAGACCGGCAATCGCAACATCTTCCTGGCCGGACACAGTCAGGGCGGCGGCTTTGTCTCCAACTATGCGGCCCGGCAGCAGGCCGACGGCAAGCGGGCTGTCTCCAAACTGGCCGGCCTCGTGTTTCTGGACGGTGGACCCTCGGCCGGAAACCAGCCTGCGCCAACGGCTGCTGATCTGGACGGCTATTTCGCCCATGTGAAGGATCTGCGGACCGGCAAGGTCCCGGTCTATACCGACGCCTCTGGCTTGCTGGGCGCCGTGGCCGGCCCCAATGCGGCGGTCAGCCAGTCGGTGACGGGGATCTATTATGCCTTTGTCGACCCCAAGGCGGAGTCCATCTTTCCCCTGCGGGTCCAGGGCATGCCTGACATGCCCGGAAGCGGATTCCTGAAGGCCATCCGCACCACCTGGCTGGCCCGGGCCGGAACCAGCTTTGACACCGATCCGGTGCCTGGCGGCGGCGTCCAGATGCCGGTCCTGCAGTTTCTGGGGCAGGGCATGGGCTATCTGGATTTCAAGCCGGTCCCCGGAACCGAGGACAAGTGCGACCTGACGCCACCTGCGCCCATGGCTGGCCCCATGCGGGCCATGGCGCCGCCGCCGCCAAAGTGCGCGCCATCGGCCGCCATGGTCGATCCGAACAAGGTCTATGACTGGGTCGAGGGCGGTGGAAACGGCGGATCGTCCATTGACGGGGGCAAGGCGAAGCTCTGGATGGAGAGCCAGGGCTTCGCGCCTGCAAGGTCCAATATCCGTCCGGTGAAGGTGGTGTTCAGCCAATCGGGCGAGCGGGTCATCGACGCCTCGGACATGGTGGCGTCCAACTGGTACGCTTCCGAGCGGTGGGATTATGACGCCAACTTTGTCGGCCGCTACAAGGTGCTGAAAGTCGATCGTGACGGCGTGAAGCTGGATCTGGACAAGAGCGCCATCGCCAATGTCCCGGTCTATGTGGCGCGCCAGGGCTTCACCCAGGGGACCGGCGGCAATCCCTTCCCGGGGGTCAGCGACTATACCGAGATCAACAAGACCGGGACCTGGCAGACTGAAGCCGCAAGGGCGGTGACCCCCTTCGACCCGAAGATCAACGTAGCCATCCTGCGCCATACCGACTTTGTCTCGGCCGATGATTCGACCCCGGACAAGGGACGGCCAGGGGATGCCGGCAACTCCGCCGTCGCCAACACCCTGATCGACTGGGTCCTGAAGCGGTCCAAAGGGGTGGCGACCACGCCGACACCCAGGGCCCTTGGGGTCGTCACGCGCTACTAG
- a CDS encoding glycosyl transferase, with the protein MHQKNVPLKERLWQHIRPVAVSLLASIRKRPWLHRPMHALAVRASRYRMAAVFIQAVLEEHYLTAYEYDRWIQDNDTLSEADRREIAERVAAIAAPPQISVIMPVYATTPEFLIAAIASVRAQLYPHWQLCIADDASPGEETWAILQDQAAQDPRIRILRRRTNGHISAATNSALSLATGDFVAFMDHDDILPPHALYEVAAEILADPTVELIYSDEDKIDETGRRFDPHFKTGWNPELLLGQNMVKHLCVARRERVLHLGGARLGFEGSQDYDLALRIAEGVPADRIRHIPAILYHWRQRTAAKSFSESALDQCLEAARKAVTEHLERTGVKGASVAPLTNAPAYLSVKRPLPSPAPLVSVLIPTRDRAELLKQCVQGVLKQTRYRPLEVIIIDNDSVEPETHALLKRLARDKRVRVIPAPGPFNYSAINNMAVGHARGETLLFLNNDVAVIEPNWLGEMIAQAVRPEVGAVGAGLLYSDGRVQHGGVVLGVGGLEGEDAVAGHLYAGARSISKSYFNHLRLARNVSAVTAACMAVRKDVFLKAGGFDETNLAVAFNDVDLCLRIGALGYQLIWTPRATLYHLESASRGSDLEPEVIGRFRNEIAYMRRRWGPVLDNDPFYGPNFDKRHVDYRLATPVQRLRPWKRP; encoded by the coding sequence TTGCACCAGAAGAATGTGCCGCTGAAGGAACGCCTGTGGCAGCACATCCGGCCTGTGGCCGTCAGCCTGCTCGCCTCCATCCGCAAACGCCCCTGGCTGCACCGCCCCATGCATGCGCTGGCCGTTCGCGCCTCACGCTACCGGATGGCGGCGGTCTTCATCCAGGCGGTTCTCGAAGAACACTATCTGACAGCCTATGAGTATGACCGCTGGATCCAGGACAATGACACCCTGAGCGAAGCGGATCGTCGGGAAATTGCCGAACGCGTGGCCGCCATAGCAGCGCCGCCACAGATTTCGGTGATCATGCCGGTCTACGCCACAACGCCGGAATTCCTGATCGCCGCCATCGCCTCGGTCAGGGCCCAGCTTTATCCGCACTGGCAGCTCTGCATCGCCGACGATGCGTCTCCCGGTGAAGAGACCTGGGCGATATTGCAGGATCAGGCGGCGCAGGACCCGCGGATCAGGATTCTCCGTCGCAGGACCAATGGTCACATCAGCGCCGCCACCAATTCGGCCCTGAGCCTGGCTACCGGCGACTTTGTCGCCTTCATGGACCATGACGACATCCTGCCGCCCCACGCCCTCTATGAGGTCGCCGCCGAGATCCTGGCCGACCCTACTGTGGAATTGATCTATTCCGATGAGGACAAGATCGACGAGACCGGCCGCCGGTTCGATCCCCACTTCAAGACCGGCTGGAACCCCGAACTCCTGCTCGGGCAGAACATGGTCAAGCACCTGTGCGTCGCCCGGCGGGAGCGTGTCCTGCACCTCGGCGGCGCCCGTCTGGGATTTGAAGGCAGCCAGGATTATGACCTGGCCCTGCGCATCGCCGAGGGCGTGCCGGCCGACAGGATCCGTCATATCCCCGCCATCCTCTACCACTGGCGCCAGAGAACGGCGGCGAAGTCATTCTCGGAGTCGGCTCTGGACCAGTGCCTGGAGGCCGCCCGCAAGGCGGTGACCGAGCATCTGGAACGCACCGGCGTCAAGGGCGCGAGCGTCGCCCCCCTGACCAATGCGCCGGCCTATCTCAGCGTCAAACGCCCCCTGCCGTCGCCCGCCCCCCTGGTGTCGGTCCTGATCCCGACCCGCGACCGGGCCGAACTGCTGAAGCAGTGTGTGCAGGGCGTTCTGAAACAGACCAGATACCGACCCCTTGAAGTCATCATCATCGACAATGACAGTGTCGAGCCCGAGACCCATGCCCTGCTCAAGCGACTGGCCCGGGACAAGCGTGTCCGCGTCATTCCGGCGCCGGGACCGTTCAATTATTCAGCGATCAACAACATGGCCGTCGGTCATGCCAGGGGCGAGACCCTGCTGTTCCTGAACAATGATGTGGCCGTGATCGAGCCAAACTGGCTGGGCGAGATGATCGCCCAGGCCGTCAGGCCCGAGGTTGGCGCCGTCGGGGCGGGTCTTCTCTATTCAGATGGACGGGTGCAGCACGGCGGCGTTGTCCTCGGAGTCGGGGGACTGGAGGGCGAGGATGCTGTCGCTGGACACCTCTATGCCGGGGCCCGCTCGATTTCGAAGAGCTATTTCAACCATCTCAGGCTGGCGCGGAACGTTTCGGCCGTGACCGCCGCCTGCATGGCGGTGCGCAAGGATGTCTTCCTGAAGGCCGGCGGTTTTGATGAGACCAACCTGGCCGTCGCCTTCAACGACGTGGACCTGTGCCTCAGGATCGGCGCCCTGGGCTACCAGCTGATCTGGACGCCACGGGCCACCTTGTACCACCTGGAATCGGCTTCCCGTGGCTCTGATCTGGAGCCCGAGGTCATTGGCCGTTTCCGCAACGAGATCGCCTATATGCGCCGCCGCTGGGGTCCGGTTCTCGACAATGATCCCTTCTACGGCCCCAACTTCGACAAGCGCCATGTGGACTATCGGCTGGCGACGCCGGTGCAGCGCCTCAGGCCCTGGAAGCGTCCCTAG
- a CDS encoding haloacid dehalogenase: MTQKILMVDVDGVIVHPVHQGGWAAQIEADLGITRADLQANLFVPHWPSIIHGRADLQGVLDDVLHQIAPHLNARVLMDYWFRNDGRLDEALLEDLATLRSQGVALHLATVQEHHRAGYLWNTLGLNARFDAMHYAADLGAAKPDLAFFRAIEARTGRLSQDHFLLDDRQDNVDGALAAGWSAALWDGSRPLAEVFVP, from the coding sequence GTGACCCAGAAGATCCTGATGGTGGATGTGGACGGCGTCATCGTCCATCCGGTTCATCAGGGTGGCTGGGCGGCCCAGATCGAGGCTGATCTCGGGATCACTAGGGCTGACCTGCAGGCGAATCTCTTCGTCCCACACTGGCCATCCATCATTCATGGGCGAGCAGACCTGCAGGGGGTGCTGGACGATGTACTTCACCAGATCGCGCCCCATCTGAACGCCAGGGTGCTGATGGACTACTGGTTCCGGAACGACGGGCGGCTGGACGAGGCCCTGCTTGAGGATCTGGCGACTCTGCGGAGCCAGGGGGTGGCCCTGCATCTCGCCACCGTCCAGGAACACCATCGCGCCGGTTATCTGTGGAACACTCTTGGCCTGAACGCCCGGTTCGACGCCATGCACTATGCTGCCGATCTTGGCGCCGCCAAGCCTGACCTCGCCTTCTTCCGGGCCATTGAGGCGAGGACCGGCAGGCTGTCACAGGATCACTTCCTGCTGGACGACCGGCAGGACAATGTGGACGGGGCCCTGGCGGCCGGATGGTCGGCCGCCCTCTGGGATGGCAGCCGGCCTCTGGCCGAGGTCTTCGTTCCCTAA
- a CDS encoding DNA mismatch repair protein MutS codes for MTAHDPSLTTAAADSAGATPVMAQFFEAKSRQPDALVFFRMGDFYELFFEDAQKASVALGITLTARGNHGGAPIPMCGVPVHAAEAYLAKLIRAGFKVAVCEQMENPAEARKRGSKSIVRRDVTRVVTPGTLTEDGLLDARGANRLAAVAWRAGSAAVASVELSTGEVEVWAVARESLGSALAALGPSEILVPDRLFADDGLNTLLRSVGGLVQPMPSALAEPGAAEARLKRLYGVDTLDGFGQFSGAEVSALGLIAAHLETTQAGKTPALSAPRRSGEADVMAIDPATRTSLEIERSLSGAREGSLLAAIDRTMTAPGARLLAARLARPLLDPAAIDARLDSVAWFLEQRPLRADLRDALKGLGDMARALSRLALGRGGPRDLAGLRSGLSVGQTICAQFARPRGPLTAAPPQEITTALEALDAARHPALADFKAVLDAGLGQDLPLQARDGGFVAGGVRAELDQARALRDDSRRVILGLEAQLVADSGVALKIRHNAVLGYFVETTAKAAEPLMSAPLNATFIHRQTLANQVRFTTVELAELDAKIAQAAERALAMEAAIFEAWREAAIAVADQIQAAAQAAATLDVASALAEWAQDAGACRPVLDGSTAFEAVGARHPVVEAAVRRNGDAFTPNDCRLDGQGIAGARLAIVTGPNMAGKSTFLRQNALLAILAQAGCFVPAVSFRLGVVDRLFSRVGAGDDLARGRSTFMAEMVETAAILAQATPRSLVILDEIGRGTATYDGLAIAWACAEALHETNRSRGLFATHYHELAVLEDRLAYVTNLSLKAKEWNGDLIFLHEAGPGPADRSYGVQVAKLAGVPPAVVARAREVLDRLEREAGAPAHLEDLPLFSGAAPAAPGRTGPSPVEVALADLDPDGMSPREAMAALYRLKGLAT; via the coding sequence ATGACCGCCCACGATCCTTCCCTGACCACGGCAGCGGCCGACTCCGCCGGCGCCACGCCGGTGATGGCCCAGTTCTTTGAGGCCAAGTCCCGGCAGCCTGACGCCCTGGTCTTCTTCCGGATGGGCGACTTCTACGAACTGTTTTTCGAGGACGCCCAGAAGGCGTCCGTCGCCCTTGGCATAACCCTGACTGCCCGCGGCAATCACGGCGGGGCGCCCATCCCCATGTGCGGCGTGCCGGTCCATGCGGCCGAGGCCTATCTGGCCAAGCTGATCCGGGCGGGGTTCAAGGTCGCCGTCTGCGAGCAGATGGAAAACCCGGCTGAAGCCCGCAAGCGGGGCTCCAAGTCCATTGTCCGGCGGGATGTCACCCGGGTGGTGACACCGGGCACCCTGACCGAGGACGGCCTGCTGGACGCCCGGGGCGCCAACCGTCTGGCCGCCGTCGCCTGGCGGGCCGGGTCCGCTGCCGTCGCCAGTGTCGAGCTCTCTACTGGAGAGGTCGAGGTCTGGGCCGTAGCCAGGGAGAGTCTGGGCTCGGCCCTGGCGGCTCTTGGTCCCTCAGAAATCCTGGTCCCTGACCGGTTGTTCGCCGACGACGGCCTGAACACCCTGCTGCGGTCGGTGGGCGGGCTTGTCCAGCCCATGCCCTCAGCCCTGGCCGAACCCGGCGCCGCAGAGGCCCGCCTGAAACGGTTGTATGGGGTCGATACCCTGGACGGCTTTGGCCAGTTTTCCGGGGCCGAGGTTTCAGCCCTTGGCCTGATCGCCGCCCACCTTGAAACCACCCAGGCCGGCAAGACCCCGGCCCTGAGCGCGCCCCGCCGCTCGGGCGAGGCCGATGTCATGGCCATCGACCCGGCCACCCGCACCAGCCTGGAAATCGAGCGCAGCCTGTCCGGCGCGCGGGAAGGCTCATTGCTGGCCGCCATCGACCGGACCATGACAGCGCCGGGCGCCCGGCTGCTGGCGGCGAGGCTGGCCCGGCCCCTGCTGGATCCGGCGGCCATCGACGCCCGGCTGGATTCCGTCGCCTGGTTCCTGGAGCAGCGCCCCTTGCGCGCCGACCTGCGTGACGCCCTCAAGGGTCTTGGCGACATGGCCCGGGCCCTGTCCCGGCTGGCTCTTGGCCGGGGCGGCCCCAGGGACCTTGCGGGTCTGCGCAGCGGCCTTTCCGTCGGCCAGACGATCTGCGCCCAGTTTGCCCGGCCCAGGGGCCCGCTGACGGCTGCGCCGCCGCAGGAGATCACGACAGCCCTGGAGGCGCTGGACGCCGCCAGACACCCTGCCCTGGCGGATTTCAAGGCGGTTTTGGATGCAGGTCTGGGGCAGGACCTTCCCCTCCAGGCGCGGGACGGCGGCTTTGTCGCCGGCGGTGTCCGCGCCGAGCTGGATCAGGCCCGCGCCCTGCGTGATGACAGCCGCCGGGTCATACTGGGTCTCGAGGCCCAGCTGGTGGCTGACAGCGGGGTGGCCCTGAAGATCCGCCACAACGCTGTGCTGGGCTATTTCGTCGAGACCACGGCCAAGGCGGCCGAGCCCCTGATGAGCGCGCCGCTCAACGCCACCTTCATCCATCGCCAGACCCTGGCCAACCAGGTGCGGTTCACCACGGTGGAACTGGCCGAGCTGGACGCGAAGATCGCCCAGGCCGCCGAGCGGGCCCTGGCCATGGAAGCCGCCATATTCGAGGCCTGGCGTGAGGCCGCCATCGCCGTGGCTGACCAGATCCAGGCTGCGGCCCAGGCGGCCGCCACCCTGGACGTGGCCTCGGCCCTGGCTGAGTGGGCGCAGGACGCCGGCGCCTGCCGTCCGGTCCTGGATGGCTCCACAGCCTTTGAGGCTGTCGGCGCCCGCCACCCGGTGGTGGAGGCGGCCGTCAGGCGCAATGGCGACGCCTTCACCCCCAATGACTGCCGCCTTGATGGGCAGGGCATCGCCGGGGCCCGACTGGCCATAGTCACCGGCCCGAACATGGCGGGTAAGTCGACCTTCCTGCGCCAGAACGCCCTGCTGGCCATCCTTGCCCAGGCGGGCTGCTTCGTGCCGGCGGTCAGCTTCCGTCTGGGGGTTGTCGACCGTCTGTTCAGCCGGGTCGGCGCCGGAGATGATCTGGCCCGGGGCCGGTCGACCTTCATGGCCGAAATGGTGGAGACCGCCGCCATCCTGGCCCAGGCGACGCCGCGCTCACTGGTCATTCTGGACGAAATCGGCAGGGGCACGGCCACCTATGACGGCCTGGCCATTGCCTGGGCCTGCGCCGAGGCCCTTCACGAAACCAACCGCAGCCGGGGATTGTTCGCCACCCACTATCATGAGCTTGCGGTCCTTGAGGACCGGCTCGCCTATGTGACCAACCTGTCCCTCAAGGCCAAGGAATGGAACGGCGACCTGATCTTCCTGCATGAGGCCGGTCCCGGTCCGGCGGACCGGTCCTACGGGGTCCAGGTGGCCAAGCTTGCCGGAGTTCCGCCGGCCGTGGTGGCCCGGGCGCGGGAGGTTCTGGACCGGCTGGAGCGCGAAGCCGGCGCCCCCGCCCATCTTGAAGACCTGCCGCTGTTTTCCGGCGCCGCGCCAGCTGCACCAGGGCGCACCGGGCCCAGTCCGGTTGAAGTGGCCCTGGCCGACCTCGACCCGGACGGCATGAGCCCCCGGGAGGCCATGGCGGCGCTCTACCGACTTAAGGGTCTCGCCACGTGA
- a CDS encoding sugar ABC transporter ATP-binding protein — translation MKAPPVSITVKDLTLRFPVYGVDAKSLKKHLARVAIGGRLSSAHHGTAEVTAISGLSMTLKAGDRLGLIGHNGSGKTTLLRALSGAYEPDEGQIEVKGRIAPLLDLSLGIDPSATGLENIRLRGRIAGLTTKEIDAKMEEIGRFTGLGPFLAMPLKTYSAGMAARLAFAVATAVDADVLLMDEWIAVGDAEFQKIAHQRLLSLVERAGILVLASHDMDLIRLYCNKVMRMEGGVASPVTSIKNLDQLLAQT, via the coding sequence ATGAAGGCGCCTCCGGTCTCCATTACGGTCAAGGACCTCACCCTGCGTTTCCCGGTCTACGGAGTCGACGCAAAGTCCCTGAAGAAACATCTGGCCCGGGTGGCGATCGGCGGACGGCTGAGCAGCGCCCACCACGGCACAGCAGAAGTCACCGCCATCAGCGGCCTGTCCATGACCCTCAAGGCCGGCGACCGCCTGGGCCTGATCGGCCACAATGGCTCAGGCAAGACCACCCTGCTCCGGGCCCTGTCTGGCGCCTACGAACCCGATGAGGGCCAGATCGAGGTCAAGGGCCGCATTGCCCCCCTGCTGGATCTCAGCCTTGGCATTGACCCTTCTGCGACCGGCCTCGAGAACATCCGCCTGCGTGGCCGGATCGCCGGCCTGACCACAAAGGAAATCGACGCCAAGATGGAAGAGATCGGCCGGTTCACCGGCCTGGGTCCCTTCCTGGCCATGCCGCTCAAGACCTATTCCGCAGGCATGGCGGCCCGCCTGGCCTTCGCAGTTGCTACAGCCGTAGACGCCGACGTCCTGCTGATGGACGAATGGATCGCGGTCGGCGACGCCGAATTCCAGAAGATTGCCCACCAGCGGCTGCTCAGCCTTGTGGAACGGGCCGGTATTCTGGTCCTGGCGTCCCACGACATGGATTTGATCCGGTTGTACTGCAACAAGGTCATGCGTATGGAAGGCGGCGTCGCTTCGCCGGTCACGAGCATCAAGAATCTGGACCAGCTTCTCGCTCAGACCTGA